In the genome of Candidatus Zixiibacteriota bacterium, one region contains:
- a CDS encoding class I SAM-dependent methyltransferase, whose product MDRQEIAQANRLAWNEATVKHREARKDELKKAFGKSGFSTLDEHIITKLRELNLEGKAVAQTSCNNGREVISMVNLGAKSGVGFDISDNAIEEAKELGEIARVDCSFVRTDVYDIGEVYNGSFDLVYISIGALVWLPDLDLFFMAVARILKPGGKLLIYETHPFLYCFPAEDEPEFDLNNPLQVAYSYFRTDPWVTNDGIDYVGGTRYDAKTSYCYTQKVSDIINPIIRSGIAIKELLEYEHDIDGTFGPIEKEKKVPLCYMLIGEKS is encoded by the coding sequence GTGGATCGACAAGAAATCGCACAGGCCAACCGCCTGGCCTGGAACGAAGCTACGGTCAAGCATCGGGAAGCTCGCAAAGACGAACTGAAAAAGGCTTTTGGCAAATCGGGGTTCTCTACTCTTGATGAACACATAATCACCAAATTGCGCGAGCTGAATCTGGAGGGCAAAGCTGTCGCTCAAACTTCGTGCAACAACGGTCGCGAGGTCATCTCAATGGTGAATCTCGGGGCGAAATCGGGCGTGGGATTCGACATTTCCGATAATGCCATCGAAGAGGCGAAGGAACTTGGTGAGATTGCGAGAGTAGATTGTTCATTTGTTCGCACAGATGTTTATGACATAGGAGAGGTATACAACGGTTCTTTCGATCTGGTCTACATTTCCATCGGGGCGTTGGTCTGGTTGCCTGATCTGGATCTGTTTTTCATGGCCGTAGCACGAATACTCAAACCGGGTGGCAAATTGTTGATCTACGAAACTCATCCGTTCCTCTATTGTTTTCCTGCCGAAGATGAACCTGAGTTTGATCTGAACAATCCGCTTCAGGTCGCCTATTCCTATTTTCGTACCGACCCGTGGGTCACCAATGACGGTATCGACTATGTCGGTGGCACAAGGTATGATGCCAAAACTTCTTACTGTTACACCCAAAAGGTGTCGGATATCATCAATCCGATCATCCGCAGTGGAATCGCTATCAAGGAACTTCTTGAATACGAACACGACATCGACGGGACGTTCGGACCGATTGAGAAAGAAAAGAAAGTACCATTGTGCTACATGCTCATAGGGGAGAAATCATGA
- a CDS encoding flagellin, whose translation MAFSINTNLGAMSLFQGISKSRSKMFQSLERLSSGIRINRASDGPADLVISEQLRSQIAGLNQEIENVSANINRYQYASSSVGQLRSKLTELRTLAIGAANEGGNSDAAQAAYEAAAVATTAGYNHAINTAEYNGKNILDGSEGSLAAVSTLDDIDLSTAEAAEDSIAMIDAAIAEVDQVQVSLGAIQANDLESRRASLEVTKSNLISAESNLRDADYAAEYTNFIAESFKLKASVMLLAHSNIGASSVLKLFGQ comes from the coding sequence ATGGCTTTTAGTATCAATACAAACCTGGGCGCGATGAGTCTCTTTCAAGGTATTAGCAAGAGTCGCTCAAAGATGTTTCAGTCACTGGAACGCCTGTCTTCGGGTATAAGGATCAATCGAGCTTCAGACGGACCGGCAGATTTGGTTATTTCGGAACAGTTACGTTCGCAGATTGCTGGTCTCAATCAGGAGATAGAGAACGTCTCAGCCAATATCAATCGTTACCAGTACGCGTCATCGAGTGTCGGGCAACTTCGATCCAAATTGACCGAGTTGCGCACCCTGGCGATCGGGGCAGCCAATGAAGGCGGCAACAGCGATGCAGCACAGGCGGCCTACGAGGCCGCTGCGGTAGCGACAACGGCCGGTTACAATCACGCTATCAATACAGCCGAGTACAATGGCAAAAACATATTAGACGGATCTGAAGGTTCATTGGCGGCTGTAAGCACACTTGATGACATTGATCTGTCAACAGCCGAAGCTGCTGAAGATTCGATTGCAATGATAGATGCGGCCATTGCCGAAGTTGACCAGGTCCAGGTCAGTCTCGGTGCTATCCAGGCCAACGATCTCGAATCCCGGCGAGCCTCGCTTGAAGTAACGAAGTCAAACCTGATCTCAGCCGAAAGCAATTTGCGTGATGCTGACTATGCCGCTGAGTATACCAATTTCATAGCGGAGTCATTCAAACTCAAAGCGAGTGTTATGCTTCTGGCCCATTCTAATATCGGCGCCAGTTCGGTTCTGAAGCTGTTCGGACAATAG
- the ftsZ gene encoding cell division protein FtsZ: protein MTDQKHSFSFSDDYIGYANIKVVGVGGGGGNAINRMIDASLKGVEFIVVNTDAQVLDQNRADKKVQIGSSLTGGLGAGANPEVGKAALTESREQVIEVLGNPNLVFITAGMGGGTGTGAAPVMAEYARKAGALTVAIVTTPFRFEGAQRIKRAEQGLEELRVHVDTLITIPNERLLKIVDKKTTLTQAFATADEILHQATKGISDLITIPGLINCDFADVRTVMLERGDALMGTGYGQGEEKAIDAAQEAISSPLLGDVSISGARGVLINVTGGEDMTLFDVNTATSLVYEAAGNDANIIFGAVIDPEMDDQMRVTVIATGFGKTGAKAGIEETKKEETPRPVNNKPMSLFPEREVWQEQKTTVDQPPVEAEPEVALVGAEETVPGNGNGNHGNGPSRVPLFTETDRTIPAYIRRLGDS from the coding sequence ATGACTGATCAAAAGCACTCTTTCAGCTTTTCCGATGACTACATCGGCTACGCCAACATCAAGGTTGTTGGAGTTGGGGGAGGTGGCGGTAACGCCATCAACCGAATGATTGATGCCAGCCTTAAAGGCGTCGAGTTCATTGTCGTCAATACCGATGCACAGGTGCTGGACCAGAACCGGGCTGACAAGAAAGTCCAGATTGGCAGCAGTCTGACAGGCGGACTGGGGGCTGGTGCCAATCCTGAGGTTGGCAAGGCGGCTCTTACGGAGAGCCGTGAGCAGGTCATCGAAGTGCTCGGCAATCCCAATTTAGTATTTATCACCGCTGGCATGGGTGGCGGAACCGGTACCGGTGCCGCCCCGGTGATGGCGGAATACGCACGGAAGGCTGGTGCGCTAACTGTTGCCATCGTGACGACGCCGTTCCGTTTCGAGGGAGCCCAGCGTATCAAGCGGGCCGAGCAAGGGCTCGAAGAGCTTCGTGTCCATGTGGATACTCTCATCACCATTCCCAATGAGCGGTTACTCAAGATCGTCGACAAGAAGACTACGCTTACTCAGGCCTTTGCCACAGCCGATGAAATTCTGCACCAGGCAACCAAGGGCATCTCCGACCTGATAACCATCCCCGGGTTGATTAACTGTGACTTTGCCGATGTCCGCACCGTTATGCTGGAGCGCGGCGATGCGCTCATGGGCACCGGTTATGGCCAGGGCGAAGAGAAAGCAATTGATGCTGCCCAGGAGGCAATCTCGTCACCGCTATTGGGCGATGTTTCCATCAGTGGGGCCAGGGGTGTGCTCATTAATGTCACCGGTGGCGAGGACATGACGCTCTTTGATGTTAACACAGCTACTTCGCTGGTTTATGAAGCTGCCGGCAACGATGCAAACATTATCTTCGGAGCGGTTATCGATCCTGAAATGGATGACCAGATGCGAGTGACTGTAATCGCTACCGGATTTGGAAAAACCGGAGCAAAGGCTGGTATCGAAGAAACGAAAAAGGAAGAGACTCCCCGGCCCGTTAATAACAAACCGATGTCGCTTTTCCCTGAACGCGAGGTGTGGCAGGAACAAAAGACTACGGTCGATCAACCTCCCGTCGAGGCCGAGCCGGAAGTGGCTCTCGTCGGAGCCGAGGAAACAGTACCGGGCAACGGTAATGGCAACCACGGTAACGGACCCAGCCGAGTTCCATTGTTCACCGAAACCGACCGGACTATTCCAGCCTACATCCGTAGATTGGGGGATTCCTGA
- the ftsA gene encoding cell division protein FtsA, with the protein MAIENITAAVDLGTSDIVVLVAEMDADGKVYVIGHGSHPSEGVRRGVVVDMDKTVASIKKAVADAALVSGTEIDRVTVGIAGEHIRSINSHGVVAVSRTDNEITQADVDKALEAARSVAIPVDREIIHVIPQEFSVDDQRGIKDPIGMSGVRLEVEAHLVTASIATARNIYRAFERCHLDVDNIVLESLALEETLLTDEQIDYGVVIVDIGAELTGISVFFDGAIRHTAVIPLGSKNITNDVAIGLRATIEQAEKLKINYGAALASLVNPEEMVMVESAGGRGPREISRHVLASIVEPRVEEILSLAVREIKRANAGEMLTGGLVLSGGGALLAGTVELAEQMMDMPAQRGEVKYYEHIPDSLNTISHATALGLALYGFNNEPMKGGGSGRMRRLLRKFEQWITKKF; encoded by the coding sequence ATGGCTATCGAAAATATCACAGCCGCCGTAGATTTGGGCACATCCGACATTGTTGTGTTGGTTGCGGAGATGGATGCTGATGGAAAAGTCTATGTGATCGGCCACGGAAGCCATCCCTCTGAAGGTGTCCGCCGTGGAGTGGTGGTTGATATGGACAAGACCGTGGCTTCGATTAAAAAGGCCGTTGCAGATGCCGCGCTTGTGTCCGGGACCGAGATCGACAGGGTGACTGTCGGTATTGCCGGGGAGCACATTCGTTCCATTAACAGCCACGGCGTGGTTGCGGTCAGCCGCACTGACAATGAGATTACGCAGGCCGATGTTGATAAGGCTTTGGAGGCGGCGCGGTCCGTTGCTATTCCTGTTGATCGTGAGATTATCCATGTCATTCCCCAGGAGTTCTCAGTTGATGATCAACGGGGAATCAAAGACCCCATAGGGATGTCGGGCGTTCGCCTTGAGGTGGAGGCGCATCTCGTCACCGCGTCTATCGCCACCGCTCGTAACATCTATCGCGCCTTCGAGCGGTGTCATCTTGATGTCGATAATATCGTGCTGGAGTCGTTGGCGTTGGAAGAGACCTTGCTCACCGATGAGCAGATAGACTATGGCGTGGTGATCGTTGATATCGGCGCCGAATTGACCGGCATTTCAGTATTCTTTGACGGGGCTATCCGGCATACAGCGGTGATTCCCCTGGGGAGTAAGAACATCACTAATGATGTTGCCATTGGGTTGCGAGCTACAATTGAGCAGGCTGAGAAGCTTAAGATCAATTATGGAGCGGCGCTGGCTTCGCTGGTCAATCCGGAAGAAATGGTTATGGTAGAATCGGCTGGAGGACGTGGACCCCGCGAAATATCCCGGCATGTGCTGGCATCCATTGTCGAGCCGCGAGTCGAAGAGATTCTGTCGCTGGCCGTGCGCGAAATCAAACGAGCCAATGCGGGGGAGATGTTGACTGGAGGACTGGTCCTTTCCGGTGGCGGGGCGTTGCTGGCCGGGACTGTTGAGCTGGCGGAGCAAATGATGGATATGCCGGCCCAGCGGGGGGAGGTCAAATACTACGAACATATTCCCGACAGCCTGAACACGATTAGCCATGCCACTGCCCTTGGGTTGGCTTTGTATGGTTTCAATAACGAACCAATGAAGGGTGGAGGATCGGGAAGAATGCGACGCTTGCTTCGGAAGTTCGAGCAATGGATAACAAAGAAATTTTGA